The Pseudomonas saponiphila DNA window ACCGCTGCGCAGCAATGGCGAATGCTCCTTCAAGCGTGCGGAGAAGGCCTCCATGCTTTCATCGGTGCGCACCTTGTTGAGGATCACCCCCAGCACTTTCGGGTCCCGTGGGCCGCCGAACAGCTGTGCCTGCAGTTCGACCCGGCCGGACAGTTCGGTGAGTACTTCGTTTTCCGGGGCGGACACCAGGATCACCTCGGCATCCAGGCTTTTCGCCAGGTGCAGGTTGACCCGGGCGGCATAGCTGGCGCTGCGGGTCGGCACCATGCCCTCGACGATCAGCACGTCCTTGCCGATGGCGGCTTGCTGGTAGAGGGTGATGATTTCCTCCAGCAGTTCATCCAGCTGACCGTCGCCGAGCATCCGCTCGACATGGGCCAGGCCCAGGGGTTGCGGCGGCTTCAGACCGTGGGTACGGGCCACCAGTTCGGTGGAGCGTTCGGGGCCGGTATCGCCCGGATGAGGCTGGGCAATGGGTTTGAAAAAGCCGACCTTGAGGCCGGCCCGTTCCAGGGTACGCACCAGCCCGAGGCTGATGGAGGTCAGACCCACACCAAAATCGGTGGGCGCGATGAAAAAAGTTTGCATGCGAATTCTCGGAAGGTGCATGGCAAGGGCGACGGTCTAAGGCCGTCTGCCGAATCGTCAGGCGCTAAGGTTATCGCTTCCCGGGGCTTGAGCACACCAGCCGCAGGCAAAGGGCTGGCCTATTTTTTCTGTCCGCTGCTGTGGGTCCAGGACCCAGGCCCGGGATTGCCAGGGCGGCTGGTGGCGCAGGTGCTGGGTATGGCCGCAGGACAGCTCCGCCACCCAGTGGCCGTCTTCATCCTGATGAAATCCACGAATTGTCGACGGGGTTTTCCCGTTCCGTTGGTCCGGGTTCCGTTCGCTTTCGAGCGATTGCTTCGCTAAACTTCGACCCTCTTCATTCTTATGCAAAAGGTCCCACCCCATGCTGATCGCCGCCAATAAGGCTGTCTCCATCGACTATACCCTCACCAACGACGCTGGTGAGGTCATCGACAGCTCTGCCGGCGGCGCCCCGCTGGTTTACCTGCAAGGCGCAGGTAACATCATTCCTGGTCTGGAAAAGGCTCTGGAAGGCAAGCAAGTCGGTGACGAGCTGAACGTTTCCGTAGAACCTGAAGATGCCTACGGCGAATACGCTGCCGAACTGGTCAGCACCCTGAGCCGCAGCATGTTCGAAGGCGTCGACGAGCTGGAAGTGGGCATGCAGTTCCACGCTTCCGCTCCGGACGGCCAGATGCAGATCGTGACCATCCGTGATCTGGACGGCGACGACGTGACCGTCGACGGCAACCACCCGCTGGCTGGCCAGCGCCTGAACTTCCAGGTCAAGATCGTTGCCATCCGTGACGCCAGCCAGGAAGAAATCGCCCATGGCCACGTCCATGGCGAAGGTGGCCATCACCACTGATTTTCTGCGCTAAGCTCAAGCTTACTGGAGAGGCGCCCGAGGGCGCCTTTTTAGTCCGCGGCTTTTGGCTGTACTGTCGAGAGGCTGTCTTCTGTAGGAACACAGGAATTTGGAGTTCGTCATGAGTGCTTTTCACGACCTTAAATTGAAAGCCCTGGATGGTCAGGAGCTACCGCTCGCGCCCTTCAAGGGGCAAGTCGTGCTGGTGGTCAACGTCGCCTCCAAATGTGGTCTGACACCACAATATGCGGCGTTGGAAAATCTCTACCAGCAATACAAGGGCCAGGGGTTCAGCGTGCTGGGCCTGCCCTGCAATCAGTTCGCCGGGCAGGAGCCGGGAACCGAGCAGCAGATCCAGGAGTTTTGCAGCCTCAACTACGGGGTGACCTTTCCCTTGAGTGCCAAGCTTGAGGTCAATGGCCCCGAGCGTCATCAGCTGTACCGCCTGCTGGCAGGCGAGGGGGCCGAGTTTCCGGGGGACATCACCTGGAACTTCGAAAAATTCCTCCTGGGCAAGGATGGCCGGGTTCTGGCGCGCTTCTCGCCACGCACCGCGCCGGATGATCCCACTGTGGTCCAGGCTATCGAGAAGGCCTTGAGCTGAAGCGGCCAGCCGGGTCCACCCGCCCGGCCCATTGTTCCTGCCTGCCCCGCGCCGCTCTCATGCGGCGTTTTTGCATCTAAATCACTTAAATCAATAATGCTGTGCAGGGCTTTGGGGGACGAATATTATCCCCATCATAAGTGCGCCGGGGCAGGTATCCGGCGCGGTCTTGTGCGTCGAATATCGACTCAAGCCTTTTTGTCGGAGTGCAGCATGCCTGTTCAAGCCTTGTTCAAACCCTTTCAACTCGGCGCGCTGGAGCTGCCGACCCGTGTGGTGATGGCGCCCATGACCCGCTCGTTTTCCCCGGGTGGGGTGCCCAACTCCAAGGTCATCGAGTATTACCGGCGCCGAGCCGCCGCCGGCGTGGGCCTGATCATCACCGAAGGCACCACGGTCGGCCACAAGGCCGCCAACGGTTACCCCAACGTGCCGCAGTTCTATGGCGAAGCGGCCCTGGCCGGCTGGAAGAAGGTGGTGGACGCGGTGCATGCCGAGGGCGGCAAGATCGTCCCGCAGCTGTGGCATGTGGGCAATGTGCGGCGCCTGGGCACCGAACCGGATGCCAGCGTGCCCGGCTACGGCCCCAGTGAGAAGCTCAAGGATGGCCAGGTGGTGGTGCATGGCATGACCCACGAGGACATCCGGGAGGTGATCGCCGCCTTCGCCCAGGCCGCCAAGGATGCCCAGAGCATCGGCATGGACGGCGTGGAAATTCATGGCGCCCACGGCTATCTGGTGGACCAGTTCTTCTGGGAAGGCAGCAACCAGCGCAGTGACGAATACGGTGGCGACCTGGCCCAGCGTTCGCGTTTCGCCATCGAACTGATCCAGGCCGTGCGTGCCGCTGTCGGTCCGGAGTTCCCGATCATCCTGCGCTTCTCCCAATGGAAGCAGCAGGACTACAGCGCTCGCCTGGTACAAACCCCGCAAGCCCTGGGTGCCTTCCTCAAGCCGCTGGCGGATGCCGGTGTGGATATCTTCCACTGCTCGACCCGGCGCTTCTGGGAGCCGGAGTTCGAAGGATCGGATCTGAACCTGGCCGGCTGGACCCGCAAGCTCACTGGCAAGCCGACCATCACCGTGGGCAGCGTTGGCCTGGATGGCGAGTTCCTGCAGTTCATGGTCAACACCGACAAGGTGGCGCAGCCGGCCAGTCTGGAAAACCTGTTGCAGCGCCTGAACAACGACGAGTTCGATTTGGTGGCCGTGGGCCGGGCCCTGCTGGTGGATCCGGATTGGGCACAGAAAGTCCGCGAGGGCCGTGAGCAGGACATTCTGCCGTTCAGCCGTGAAGCCCTGATGACCCTGGTCTAACGCCCGGCTCCGGGCGGCGAGGGGGGCAGCCTCCTCACCGTCTGGAGTGTCTTGACCGCACTTGGCGTTTGCAGCGCCGTTTCGATCATTGCCTCGTAGTCCGCAGCCGGAACCGGCTGGCAGGCATTGCGCAACTGATCTTCAAACTGTTCGATCACGGCGGGCCACCCTTGGCGGCTGGCGTGTTGCCGGGCGTTGAGACGTACCCGGCGCAGGGTTTCCGCTTCCTCCAGCAGCCAGCCGGCAGCCTCGCAGAACGCACCCTCATCCCCGGGCATGGCCAGCACGCCGTTGTAGCCATGGCGGATGTGCTGGGCTGCAGCGGCCTGATCGTAAGCCACCACCGCCAACCCTGACGCCAGGGCTTCCAGCACTACGTTGCCGAAGGTTTCGGTCAGGCTGGGAAACAGGAACACATCCCCCGAGGCGTAGTGGGCCGCCAGCGCCTCGCCGCGCTGGCTACCGCAGAACAGAGCCTCGGGCAGGCTTTTTTCCAGGGCGGCACGTTGTGGGCCGTCACCCACCACGATCAACTTCATCCGACGCTGTGGATAACTGGCCTTGAGCTGTTCGAAGCAACGCTTGAGCAGCCCGAGATTCTTCTCCGGCGCCAGGCGCCCGACATGGATCACCGCCAGGTCGTCGTTGCCCAGGCCCCAATGGCTGCGCAGCTCATTGAGCCGCTTGGCCGGATGGAACAACTGGCTGTCGACGCCCCGGGACAGCAGGGCCAGGCGTTCGAAGTGGCGGCGTTCCAGCTCCAGGCGCTGGCTGGCACTGGGCACCAGGGTCAGCTTCGAACGGTTGTGGAACCAGCGCAGGTAGTGGGTCAGCAGGCGGGTCAGCAAACCCAGGCCGTACTGGCTGGAATACTGCTGGAAGTTGGTGTGAAAGCCGCTGACCACCGAGATCCCCAGGCGCTTGGCAGCCCGCAGAGCGGATAATCCCAACGGCCCTTCAGTGGCGATGTAGAGCACGTCCGGGCGCTGGCGTTTCCAGCGCCGCAGCAGTTTGTGCATCGACGACTGACCCCATTGCAGCCCCGGATAGCCCGGCAGCGGCCAGCCGCGGCACAGCAGCAGTGCTTCATCGCTGGGGCGACTCTGATCGCAGCCCTGGCGTGGGCGCACCAGCTCCACCTGATGCCCACGGGCGCGCAGGCCATCGCATAGGCGGCCAAGGGTATTGGCCACGCCATTGATTTCCGGTGGGAAGGTTTCAGTGATGAGGGTGATATGCAGAGCAGTCGTCATGGCCTCAGTGTCGGATGAGGCCATGTCGCCATTGTGACGTGCGGATGATGGATTTATGACGTCGTGGCCCTATTGGCCCGGCAGCTTCTCCACCCCGCGTTCACGCACCCAGAACAGCGTCGCCCCGGCCACGGCGGCCGGCATCATCAGGATGTTGACGAAGGGGATCATCAGCGCCAGGTAGACGATGCCGCCAAAGCCCAGGCTCTGCCAGCGCTTTTCCCGCAGCCAGGCGAGCATGTCCTGCCAGCTCATCTTGTGGTTGTCCGCCGGGTAGTCGATGTACTGGATGGCCATCATCCAGATGCCGAACAGCAGCCACAGCGGCGCGGCCACCAGGTTGACCACCGGGATCAGCGAGAGGATGAACAGGCCGATGGCCCGGGGCAGGAAATAGCCGAGCTTGCGCATTTCCCGGGACAGGGTGCGGGGGATCATGGCGATCAGCTCGCCCCAGCTGAAGGCCGGAAAAT harbors:
- a CDS encoding DUF3565 domain-containing protein; this encodes METALLAAISMGWDLLHKNEEGRSLAKQSLESERNPDQRNGKTPSTIRGFHQDEDGHWVAELSCGHTQHLRHQPPWQSRAWVLDPQQRTEKIGQPFACGWCAQAPGSDNLSA
- a CDS encoding FKBP-type peptidyl-prolyl cis-trans isomerase, whose amino-acid sequence is MLIAANKAVSIDYTLTNDAGEVIDSSAGGAPLVYLQGAGNIIPGLEKALEGKQVGDELNVSVEPEDAYGEYAAELVSTLSRSMFEGVDELEVGMQFHASAPDGQMQIVTIRDLDGDDVTVDGNHPLAGQRLNFQVKIVAIRDASQEEIAHGHVHGEGGHHH
- a CDS encoding glutathione peroxidase, whose product is MSAFHDLKLKALDGQELPLAPFKGQVVLVVNVASKCGLTPQYAALENLYQQYKGQGFSVLGLPCNQFAGQEPGTEQQIQEFCSLNYGVTFPLSAKLEVNGPERHQLYRLLAGEGAEFPGDITWNFEKFLLGKDGRVLARFSPRTAPDDPTVVQAIEKALS
- a CDS encoding NADH:flavin oxidoreductase; translated protein: MPVQALFKPFQLGALELPTRVVMAPMTRSFSPGGVPNSKVIEYYRRRAAAGVGLIITEGTTVGHKAANGYPNVPQFYGEAALAGWKKVVDAVHAEGGKIVPQLWHVGNVRRLGTEPDASVPGYGPSEKLKDGQVVVHGMTHEDIREVIAAFAQAAKDAQSIGMDGVEIHGAHGYLVDQFFWEGSNQRSDEYGGDLAQRSRFAIELIQAVRAAVGPEFPIILRFSQWKQQDYSARLVQTPQALGAFLKPLADAGVDIFHCSTRRFWEPEFEGSDLNLAGWTRKLTGKPTITVGSVGLDGEFLQFMVNTDKVAQPASLENLLQRLNNDEFDLVAVGRALLVDPDWAQKVREGREQDILPFSREALMTLV
- a CDS encoding glycosyltransferase family 4 protein; translation: MASSDTEAMTTALHITLITETFPPEINGVANTLGRLCDGLRARGHQVELVRPRQGCDQSRPSDEALLLCRGWPLPGYPGLQWGQSSMHKLLRRWKRQRPDVLYIATEGPLGLSALRAAKRLGISVVSGFHTNFQQYSSQYGLGLLTRLLTHYLRWFHNRSKLTLVPSASQRLELERRHFERLALLSRGVDSQLFHPAKRLNELRSHWGLGNDDLAVIHVGRLAPEKNLGLLKRCFEQLKASYPQRRMKLIVVGDGPQRAALEKSLPEALFCGSQRGEALAAHYASGDVFLFPSLTETFGNVVLEALASGLAVVAYDQAAAAQHIRHGYNGVLAMPGDEGAFCEAAGWLLEEAETLRRVRLNARQHASRQGWPAVIEQFEDQLRNACQPVPAADYEAMIETALQTPSAVKTLQTVRRLPPSPPGAGR
- the cysZ gene encoding sulfate transporter CysZ; this encodes MPAPVLSGPQYLREGLKLVLSPGLRLFVLLPLAINLILFVGLIYFAGHQFSLWIDSLMPTLPDWLSFLSYILWPLFLVLVALMVFFTFTMLANIIAAPFNGFLSEKVETVVRGTDDFPAFSWGELIAMIPRTLSREMRKLGYFLPRAIGLFILSLIPVVNLVAAPLWLLFGIWMMAIQYIDYPADNHKMSWQDMLAWLREKRWQSLGFGGIVYLALMIPFVNILMMPAAVAGATLFWVRERGVEKLPGQ